The nucleotide window tgtatccaTATGCTTGCATAGCTACAAAAGTAGATCTGTAGgataaaatttgaaatttgtgTCCTTAAAGCAGTTTGATTCTCtagcaaaaacacatttgtagACCCTTGTTTTGGAGGATTAGGATTATTAGAGACTGCCATTTGAAACATCTGAAGTAAAACTGTATACATTTTCTTGCAAATGAGTCagttattttcaattatttcaatATGATTTAAGAATACTAAGACTACAGACAAATTATTGTTTGGTCTTGGTTTCACACAATCATAAGTTCACAGTACATCAAGTCTAATAAATTCATATTAGTCAAATTACTAAACACAGGCTGACTTTACTAACCAAAGTGATTTatgaaaagtgggaaaaaattaaattaatttgaaattctCCATATGGCTCATTTTGTAGGAACACAATGTGCAGGTGTCTGTGTTCTGACAGCCCTTTTACACGACGTTCAGCTGCTTCTTAATGTAGTGGCGCACCAGTTTCTGCGGCCGCATCTGGTAGTCGTTGAGGGTGTCATGGGAACTCGTCATCTGATCCCCCTTCCGGCGGTCCAGCAGGGTCACGCACACCACAGCCCCTGAAGGCAACAAAGGGCCTTGGGATGTCACATAAACACGGAAAACACCTGTCCCACAAAGTCCCTTTATCTTGTGTTTAGCGAGATGTCAAAACAAAATTCAgcaagacaaacagaaaaaccagAATGCAAAGGAACAAAGGGTCGGCAAATTCGAAACACCAGTAAAGCCATTAAATGTAAGTATAAAGATTTCAAAGCATTTGATGGAAGTTTGCTTGCCCGTCAAGGCAAGCGCCTTGTGCCTTTTCATTCCCCCTCCACCCTCTCACAGCTGCACATTACTGTCATCAGGACCAGGTACATACAGCATCTCTACACTTTAAGGCATTGTAGTACATGTTTAAATTTTCAGATCATTTGAAAATACACTTTTCTctagcattacatttatatttattcatttagcagacgcttttgtccaaagcgacgtacatctcaggaaaagtAGAATTTATGCGTTACAtcgagagaaggagacatagctgcagacatgaaagactcaagcaaacctagttcgttacctaccccttgctgcaccgaggttcatcgttcgagtaggtgcataagacacgtGAGAGAAAATTGTGTTTATTGTTCCTTTACTTTTTGTAAGGACCTTTGTTCACTTTTGAACTATGAATTAGGGTTTGTGCATGCTGCagagcgggggtgcggtggtgcattggtgcagtgggttgggctgggtcctgctctccggtgggtctggggttcgagtccggcttggggtgccttgcgatggactggtgtcccgtcctgagtgtgtcccctccccctccagccttacggtctgagttgccgggttaggctccggttccccgcaaccccttatgggacaagcggttcagaaagtgtgtgtgtgtgtgtgtgtgtgtgtgtgtgtgtgtgtgtgtgtgtgtggtaaggCTGTGTCTGTAAGGACACATTACAACCACACCTGGTCTGCTGCTGCTTAAAGATAAGATAAGAACACCATGGGAAAGAAAGAACTAACCCCCACAGGAGgaacacacaaagaaagaagtCATAAAAGACTAAAGTCATAAAGACTGAACTAATGGCTGTTATTAACCCTACCCTGCGGTGTATAAGTACCTGTATTCTGCCTGCCCTTGGTGTAACTCTCCCAGGAGGCTCACCCGTGCGCATGTATTGCATTAAAGAATTCTGTAACCTGAGAGAGAAGTTAATGTTGTTCTTTCCTACCACACACAGGATAgacaataccctcccaccaatttttttttttttttttttttaaatattgtaagatacacaaataagcatgCACAaagccagagtagtggctgaatgaaggttgtatccGGGGAttcttatggagttacgatgcgtgaacagttacaccgtaaatgagctggagagatcttgggcgaagtggatctggaaaaggtgagttttcagacccttcttgaatatagacagagtttccacagttctgagtgacagaggaaggtcgttccaccacaacagagccagaaccaagaacctccgagctttacctttcgtgcgcgggactaccaagcgggcagaagtagacaagcgaaggggtctggctgcaGTGTAGCGGTTGactaagtcttgtaaatagctgggagcagttctattgatgcatttgcacacagtaaccagggttttgaatttgattcgggcagctataggaagccagtgcagagaaatgagtagaggagatacatgggaacgctttggcaaatgaaacacaactcgtgcagcagcattttgtagaagctgcagaggtttgatggcattagcattCATTCTATGTTGAAATTCTCTTTTAAAAAGCCACTCTTTTATAAGCTGCCTTCATACAGCATATATCTGCAAAAACTGGAGGTGGCACTTCCATGATTTTTCCCCCAGGACAACACTTGGACTCTTGGACTCAGGCTTGTTGTGTTTGAGAACACGGGACTGGAATGTTGTTAggggaaaaacagaacagagatAAACCTACACAACCTGGAACTCCCAACTATGGTCCCTGGTTGCTTTCTCTCTGCCCCTTTTACATTGTGAACAAGATGTTGAAGCAAGCAAccgggagtcatggcaactagatGTTTGTTTACAGTAACTAAGATGTATTTGGCCTTACTGTCAGTCAACTGGTTTGGTTCCTGTGTCAAAAACAGATTTTCACACGTACATGCTGATACCTCAACCTCACCTTCGACATCACTTAATACAGAACACCTCAGAGGCCCAGTTGGTGTCAGGATCTTTACTATTCCCAGTATATACTTCCCATTATAGGATATTATATTACTGTATGGCTGTCAGTTACAGGTTCTCTCCCTCCATACTGATAGAACAGAAAACTTCCTTTAGGAGCACAAAATACCTAGTAACTCACTGTCACTGGAAATTGAGGGCCTAAACTAGAGTAATCTTGGCGTTTTTGAATCAGAATCGTCATTTAGACTCCAGTCACAAGGACTTGCTTTTAACACACAACAAAAATTTCTAAAGCGCTTCCTCTCCAGATGTGATACCCAAATATTAGACCCACAATCAGTGGCAGGCTTGACTATTGCAACTGTATTCTGTCCAGCAGCCCAAAACGTGCATCATCTCCCCTCAACCTGTGCAAACCTCTGCAGCCAGGATTaccacagataaaaaaaaaaaactactgccATTTTTCATTCTCTACACTGGCTACCCACATCTAATAAGTGTGATTTCTCCACCTACATCTTCCTGGGTTGTTACAGCAGCCTTCCAGACCAGTCATCTGGGAAGCCCTGGATGTGACTGATCTATCTGTCTTCTTCCATCTCTCATCATTGTATGTATCTAATTGTTAAACCTTGATGCAACCcagtagcacagtgagtagcgatactgtttcacagtgcctgcgtggtgtgtgagaatgtggggtttgatccctgctcaagtctgtgtggagtttgcatgttctccctgtgtctgcgtgggttttcgcttggtgctctggtttcctcccacagtccaaagacatgctgctcaggttcccccatagtttgtgagtgacagggagagagagtgtgttccactgatgtatgaatgagtgacccagtgtaagtagtgtatctagcagtgtaagtctttgggtgctctggtttcctcccacagtccaaagacatgctgttcaggttccccatagtgtgtgagtgacagagagagagtgtgtgttctgctgatgtatggattagtgacccagtgtaagtcaccttggtgaataaggtgtgtgggctgataacacaacagagagctcattggaagtcaccttggagaaaagtgtctgctaaataaataaacgtaaattgtTTAGCGCTGTCaccctgttaaaaaaaagtgctttataaaaatagtTAATTCTTCAATCTCACCTGCATGAAGCATTAGTAGCTGCTCCATataaaaaaatcctttacaCATTGAAGGTTTTCGAACATGAGGTTACATACCTCGAAGACCGCTGAGTTTGCACATGGCAGCAAACACTGACGACTCCATCTCAATATTCCTGACTCCAGCTGTGTAGGCCTCTTCCAAGTagttctgcttctcctcctcagtGTATGAGCAGAAGGCACCATCTAGGCGGGCTTGACCTGACAGTGTTTGAGCACATTTACTGACCGACCGTTTGGTGGTGCAATACCTTACTACAAAATTTTGcatctgcagtgttttcatgtcagtttttctttcaaaaacactACAACTAATTTCCCAGTCATTATCAGTCCTGAACCTGCTACTgatacataaacaaaaaaaaaggttttaataaaAGGACGgtcaagtgtatttttttattttttgatcatttgtaaaaaaaaaaaaaaaaaaaaaaaaaaattctgtatcaTAAAATATTCAAGAGACTCGCTCATGTGACCTCAATGGTTGGAGGATGGGTTGAGTAATATTGCTAAGGTTTTTCAGTTCCCAACCAATATGTGACAAATTGTTATACCGATACGGGTCAATTAAAAAGTCTACAAGCTTCTTACCTTCATAGAAGTCTAGGGTACACATGGTGTTGCCAATGACTGTGTCaaattcatttaactttttGCTGCACTGGAGAAGCTCCTCAGATAACTTCTCATCCAGGTCAGTACTTCTCAACACTTTCTTTCCAAGAATGATCTGCTCAAACTGGGGCAGAAAAGTGGCATCCACCGACTGCTTGGTGATCACCACAGTGCCTGGATTGAGGCCTACGACAAGGAAGGACTCCATTACCATCACTAGCAATGAAAATATCATAATGGTAGTACCACCTGTCTGAAAATAaaggatattaaaaagaagTATTTTTAACAAAAGGGGTATATTAGGAGAAACTGAGCAAAAAGATCCTTTAACCCaataaaatatatcatttatattCTGTCCCACAAACAGCTGGGTTCATACATAGGTGGGCAAAGGAGAAAAGAGTGATGGAGTACCGATTCCACCTGAGGTTCCAATGCGGATAATGGTAACATCAGTGCAG belongs to Scleropages formosus chromosome 18, fSclFor1.1, whole genome shotgun sequence and includes:
- the upp1 gene encoding uridine phosphorylase 1 isoform X1 gives rise to the protein MIYSLAGFTEPANCTSLVAPFTSEPNRNMAAGFNEEKRAGKGPQSSYIINPHLDSMKEDILYHFNLGTATHDLPAMFGDVKFVCIGGSPWRMRSFIQYIAGELRLSDPNADFPDICAGTDRYSMYKAGPVLSISHGMGIPSIGIMLHELIKLLHHARCTDVTIIRIGTSGGIGLNPGTVVITKQSVDATFLPQFEQIILGKKVLRSTDLDEKLSEELLQCSKKLNEFDTVIGNTMCTLDFYEGQARLDGAFCSYTEEEKQNYLEEAYTAGVRNIEMESSVFAAMCKLSGLRGAVVCVTLLDRRKGDQMTSSHDTLNDYQMRPQKLVRHYIKKQLNVV
- the upp1 gene encoding uridine phosphorylase 1 isoform X2, yielding MAAGFNEEKRAGKGPQSSYIINPHLDSMKEDILYHFNLGTATHDLPAMFGDVKFVCIGGSPWRMRSFIQYIAGELRLSDPNADFPDICAGTDRYSMYKAGPVLSISHGMGIPSIGIMLHELIKLLHHARCTDVTIIRIGTSGGIGLNPGTVVITKQSVDATFLPQFEQIILGKKVLRSTDLDEKLSEELLQCSKKLNEFDTVIGNTMCTLDFYEGQARLDGAFCSYTEEEKQNYLEEAYTAGVRNIEMESSVFAAMCKLSGLRGAVVCVTLLDRRKGDQMTSSHDTLNDYQMRPQKLVRHYIKKQLNVV
- the upp1 gene encoding uridine phosphorylase 1 isoform X4, giving the protein MGIPSIGIMLHELIKLLHHARCTDVTIIRIGTSGGIGLNPGTVVITKQSVDATFLPQFEQIILGKKVLRSTDLDEKLSEELLQCSKKLNEFDTVIGNTMCTLDFYEGQARLDGAFCSYTEEEKQNYLEEAYTAGVRNIEMESSVFAAMCKLSGLRGAVVCVTLLDRRKGDQMTSSHDTLNDYQMRPQKLVRHYIKKQLNVV
- the upp1 gene encoding uridine phosphorylase 1 isoform X3, translated to MIYSLAGFTEPANCTSLVAPFTSEPNRNMAAGFNEEKRAGKGPQSSYIINPHLDSMKEDILYHFNLGTATHDLPAMFGDVKHGMGIPSIGIMLHELIKLLHHARCTDVTIIRIGTSGGIGLNPGTVVITKQSVDATFLPQFEQIILGKKVLRSTDLDEKLSEELLQCSKKLNEFDTVIGNTMCTLDFYEGQARLDGAFCSYTEEEKQNYLEEAYTAGVRNIEMESSVFAAMCKLSGLRGAVVCVTLLDRRKGDQMTSSHDTLNDYQMRPQKLVRHYIKKQLNVV